Below is a window of Enterococcus gilvus ATCC BAA-350 DNA.
TCTTAAAAGATATTTCTAATATTTTCGTTCCAATGATCCCGGCATTTGTTGGTTCAGGGTTAGTCGCAGGTGTGGCAGCGATCATGGCCAATCTGATCACCGCTGGAACGTTGGATGCGGCTACTTGGCAGCAGTTTGTAGATGTCTTGAACATTCTGAAAAATGGGATGTTCAGCTACTTAGTAATCTTTACAGGGGTCAATGCAGCACAAGTCTTTGGAGCAAACCCAACACTTGGCGGGGTTATCGGAGCGGTCGTACTATTGACCGGAATGAATCCTGAAGCACCAATCAAGAACCTGTTTACTGGCGATGCTTTAGCTGCTGGACAAGGCGGGATCATTGGTGTGATCTTTGCTGTGTGGTTGCTGTCGATCGTTGAAAAGAAATTGCATCAAATCGTACCGGATGCCGTGGATATCATCATAACCCCCATGCTCTCCTTGCTCGTCATCGGGTTGCTGGAAATTTTCCTGATCATGCCTTTAGCCGGCTTCATTTCTAATGGCATGGTTGGCGGTATCAACTGGGTATTAGCAGTGGGCGGTGCCTTCTCAGGGTTTGTATTAGGGGCATTGTTCCTGCCGATGGTAATGTTTGGTCTGCATCAAATATTGACACCGATTCATGTACAAATGATCGATGAAACTGGAAAGACCATGTTGTTGCCAATCTTAGCCATGGCGGGTGCTGGACAAGTAGGTGCGGCGTTTGCTCTTTGGATCAGATTGCGTAAAGACAAAGAATTGACTGAGATGATCAAAGGCGCGTTGCCTGTTGGGATCTTGGGGATCGGCGAACCGTTGATCTACGGTGTGACCTTGCCATTAGGCCGTCCATTCATCACTGCTTGTATCGGCGGCGGTATCGGTGGTGCTGTGATCGGCGCAATCGGCGGCGTTGGTTCGATCGCGATTGGTCCTTCTGGGGCAGCTTTGATTCCATTGATTGCAAATGGTCGCTGGTGGGGCTATGTCCTAGGATTGTTGGCAGCGTATGTCGGCGGCTTTATCGCAACGTATTTCTTTGGTATTCCAAAAGACAAATTAGCAGAACAAGAATTAGCGGAAGCCCCTGTTGTTGAACCAACAGAAGCAACAACTGCCCCTGTTTCTGCACAAGTAACAAATGTTTTCACAGCAGTAGCAAATGGCTCTGTTCATCCGTTAGAAGAAGCGGCAGATCCCGTATTTGCTGAAAAAATGATGGGTGAAGGCTATTTTGTTGAACCAACAGACGGCGCGATCTTTTCCCCTGTTTCAGGAAAAATCTCCACAGTCTTCCCTACGAAACATGCGATCGGGATCACGACGGACAGCGGTCTAGAAGTCTTATTGCATATGGGGATCAATACCGTGGAATTAGACGGCAAGCCTTTTGAGATTCTCGTATCAGAGGGTCAGACAGTGACGTCAGACACACAAGTGGCCACAGTTGATCTAACAGCGGTAAAAGCTGCTGGTAAAGGCACATCTATGATGGTCCTGATTACGAACATGACAGATGTCGGCACACATGTGTTGGAAAAAACTGGTGCGGTCAAGGCATCAGAAGAAGTGTTCAAAGCAACAACGAAATAATAGAATCGTTTGATACACTCTCTTATGTGAGATTATGCGTCGCTCACATAAGAGAGTTTTTTTATGTAGGAAAAGGAGAGGGATCAAAGAACGAGCGGACTAACGAAAGAAAAAGGGCATGGAGGCAAGTGTGCCCCTATGTCCTTTCTTCAAAAATATTTTTTTCGGTATTCTTGTACGATGGCTCTTGTTGTATAAATTTTTTCGGCATTTTCTTGGTTCCGACTAATGTAGACATAAAAGAGAAGATCGATCGTAATAAACTGTGCCAAGATCGAGTCCGTCGCTGCACTGCGGTACGTTGCTTCTGTCGGACGAGAGGTTCGCAAGCTCACATCCGAAAGCTTCGCCAACGGATTTTGTCCAAACTGGGTCAATGTAATGATCGGGATACCCAAATCCTTCGCCGTTTCGGCCAGCGCGATCAATTCAGAAGTCAGCCCGGAATTGGAAATCAGCCAAATCACCGCTTCTTTTTGATGCAGCACGAGCTGCGGCAAAATAGTATTGTAATCCGGTTCGCTGATGACATTCTTTCCTAGGCGGCTCCATTTCTGAACGATGTCGGTTGCTGCCAAGTTAGAGGCGCCAATACCTAAAACATAGCAGAAAGCTTTTTCCTCCAGCAATTTGCAGGCAGAAATGAACTCTTCTTCACTGAACAAGGCGGTTGTCTCATCAATGGTAAAGCGGGCGTTGCTTGCCAATTTGCTTTTTAGGCTATGGAAAGATTCGTCATGGTCGACATCGCTATAGGTATTCTTACTGCGTTTTTGCATCGTTTCGGCAGAAAGCTCGATCTTGAAATCAGTCAGACTATTGAAGCCCATTTTTTTTGAGAAGCGCACCACCGTGGGGGCACTTGATCCAGAAGCTTCTGCGATTTCGTTAGCGGTCATGCTTGCGGCTTTTTCGCTATTGTCGCGTATGAAGCAGTAAATTTTTTTTTCGGCTGCAGACATATCCTTCTGCATGCTTTTCATATGAGAAAGAACGCTCATAAACTACTCCTTTTACCCTTTTTGTTTATTATACCATTTTATGCCTACTTTTGATTTTTTCTATAAAGGAGCAACGGACGCTTTCTTTTTTTGAGAAAAGTCGTATGATTAGAGAGACTATTTTATGAAGGAGCGTTTATTGAATGGCTTTGATCGATTTTATTTTGCATATCGATGCCCATATGGTGTCTTTGGTTCATCAATATGGGTTAGGGATCTATCCTATTTTATTTGCAATTGTTTTTATTGAAACAGGGGTTGTCATTTTTCCGTTTTTACCCGGTGATTCGTTTCTCTTTGCAGCGGGTGCGTTGACTGCGTTAGGAGGAAATGTTTTGCATTTGCCGTATGTGATCGGTGTTTGTGTGATCGCAGCAATCTTAGGCGATATGATGAATTATTGGATTGGGCACACACTGGGAGTTCGAGCGTTGTATCATCGTCCGATCTCACGATTCATTAAAGAAGACAAAGTGAAAGAAGCAGAGAATTTTTTCAACGAGCGGGGAAAGTGGACGATCTTTTTAGGGCGTTTCATGCCGTTTGTTCGGACCTTTATTCCGTTCATTGCAGGTTCGAGTAAAATGAACTGGGGAATTTTTTCGAGCTTTAATATTTTTGGCGCCATTGTTTGGGGCACGGTAATCAGTCTGGCAGGATACTTCTTAGGAAATATTCCGATCGTCAGTGATCATTTCTCATTGATCATGCTGCTGATCGTAGCCATTTCATTGGTCCCACTCATGATTCCTTATATCAAACAAAAAATCCGTGCATAAAAAAGAGTTTGAACGTTCACCTTATGAGGAAACGTTCAAACTCTTTTTGCTTAGACTGATTTTGTGTATAACAAAAGGATCTTTCAATGACTCGTTATAAATGAAAGTATAAAATCTCCGGAGTGACTCTGAAGCGCAGCGGCGGCCCAGTCGTCCCCAAACCGGTATTAACGATCAAACTTGTCTGTGGAGTCAAGGGATAGATTCCTTGGTCGTAAACTTTTGACCCAACATTTTTATAGGGCGCAATTGGAAAGCGAATCTGTCCGCCGTGACTGTGTCCAGCCAGGATCAAATCGAAGCGACTCAAATCTGTCAGCTGCTGCACTTGATCAGGCTCGTGGATCATCAAGATAGAGAAAACAGCTTTTTGCGGCTGTGTATCGTAATCAGGCTGCCCTTCTTGCCCGTCATCGATGCCGGTTAAACTGATTTGGTCTGTGAGTGTGCTTTGGTTGTTCAATAAAGTAAATCCGCCGGCACGCAAGATCTTGCTGACTGCTTCGCGACCGCCAGAACGATAATCGTGGTTGCCCAGTATGGCAAATTTTCCACTTGGAGCTTGGATTTTTGCGAGCTGCTGACTGATGGCTTCACAGTCACGTGTTTGCCAGTATTGGTAATTTTCAATCAAATCGCCAGTGAACAAGACGATGTCCGGCTCTGCCTGATTGAGTTTAGTCACGATCTTATCAAAACGCTTAGGTGAGTAGAAGGGAGAAAAATGACTGTCGCTGATTTGAGCAATCGTCACGCCTTCTTTTATTCCGGGTTTGATCGAGAGTGCGTCGTTCTTTTTGATCTTAAAATGCTTTTCCGTCAATTGATAGGTGGAGTATCGGCAATAGATCAGAAAGAGCCCAGCGCATAGGGCTAAAAATAGAATCATTCGGACCACTTTCTTTCTGATTTTTTCGTAAGTATATACAAAAAGAACACCCTGTCACAAGTTGGACAGGGTGTATTTAAGGATAATTTAAATCGTACGAACCGTTTCTCTTTGGATCAAATGATGCGGCACGACCAATTGTACACCAGTGGATTGCTTCTGATTGATCTGCTCCATCAATTTTTCGGTACCCAAACGCCCTAAATCGGAAATGTCGATATCGATTGTCGTGAGGTATGGATGGACCAGCGTCGCAAAAATTGAATTATTGAAGCTGATGACGGAAAGATCGTCAGGAACATTGTATCCGTGCAAGGTGGCTAATTGAATCATTCTTAACGCAAAAATATCATCGATCACAACAAGGGCAGTGGCGCCTGTTTCTTTGATCACCTCAGGAAATTTTGTGTAGTCCTCAGGGTGAAGCATCGTCAAAGGCTGGTTGGTCGGCAGACCTTGCAGCATCATCGCCTCCTGATAACCGAAATATCGCTCAAAGAAAATGACCTCTTGCGTCACGTTTGAAACGAACAAGATGTTCTTATGGCCTTTTTCAATCAAATGTTCGGTGGCCTGCTTTCCTAATAGTTGGTTATCGTTATCAACATAGACGATCTCCGCCTCTCGTTTAGCCGGCCGGCCGATCAGGGTAAAGGGCACCTGGTTTTGAAAAAGGTACTCCGCTACAGGATCGTCCTTCTCGGAATAGGCCAAGATAAAGCCATCGACCTGCTTTTGGCGATGCATTCGAATGACGTTTTCCAACAAGGTTTCACTGTTGTTGGCTGAAGCAACTGCTGTAGTTACTTGGAATTCTGCTGCTGTTTCATTTATCGCGTTCAACAGCTCCAGATAAAGTGGATTTCCTAAACGCTCACGCGAATCCAAAGGTGGAAGGATCACGCCTAATGAATTTGCCCGCTGCTTGCCTAGATTTCGAGCAGTGACATTCGGAAAATACCCCATCTCATCCATGATCTTTCGCACACGTTGTTTTGTTTCATCTGAAATACTCGGATGATCATTGATCACACGAGAAACGGTAGAAGGGGAGACTTTTGCTTTTTTTGCCACGTCCTTAACTGTAGTAACCATGAAAATCATCTCCCTTTCTCAATAATAGTATAAATTTTTCAAGTAGATCCTTATTTTTTTAAATCAATTATCCCATAACCGTTTCAAAAAAGGCAAACGCAACTCGGCAGTAGAAGCGACTACGGGAATATCTGTCCCTAGCTGTTCCGCTGACCCGACCCCAATAGGGAAGGCGCCGCTGGCCTTGATCGCAGTGATACCGGCTTGGGCATCCTCGATACCGATACATTCTTCAGGAGCAAGTCCGACGACCTTCGCGGCCAACTGGAAAATATCAGGTGCTGGTTTTCCTGCTTTGACAGCCGAGGGATCCGCAATACCATCAAAGTAGGGTGTCAAGGCCATTTGTTTTAATAAAAAGGGGCCATTTTTACTGGCTGAAGCCAAAGAAATTTTTATATTGGCATCTTTTAATGCTTTTAACAAGTCTACTATACCAGGATAGACGTCTTTCGGCGAAACGGCCTGAATCATTTCTACATAATTGTCATTTTTGATTTTTGCTAATCGTTGAAACTCTGCTTCAGAGATATCCTTTTCGCGCTGACCATGTGCTAAGATCAGCCGCAAAGAATCTTCTCGGCTGACACCTTTCAATTTTTCATTGAATTGCCTGTCGATCGAGATGCCCAAATCATCAGCCAATTTCTTCCAAGCGAGATAATGATACTCAGCAGTATCTGTGATAACGCCGTCTAGATCAAACAACACACCTTTAAACATTTGGTTCCTCCTGTTCTAAAGGAACGCTGACTGAATCCTTCAAGGTGATTTCTTGCCCATACAGCATCATAGCGAAGGCAGAGCCATCTTTCAAGTCAATGCGGACCTCTTTCTGGGTTACAGTGACTGCGAGCAGTCTTCCACGATAGGTGATGTGGAACGAATAGTGATCCCAGTCTTTTGGCAACAACGGCGCAAAGCTAAGTGTTCCTGTGCTGGTCTTCATTTGAGCAAAGCCCTGAACGATGGCTAACCAGCTGCCCGTCATGGAAGTGATGTGGAGGCCGTCATCTGTATCATTATTGTAATTGTCCAGATCTAAGCGCGCAGTTCGCTGGTACATTTCCATTGATTTGTCGATCAAGCCCAATTCCGCAGCCAATATAGCATGGACCGATGCAGAAAGGGAAGACTCATGGACAGTCATTGGTTCGTAAAACTCAAAATTTCTTCGTTTCTCTTCATCTGTGAAGCTGTCCCCGAAGAAGTAGATTCCTTGCAGCACATCGGCTTGCTTGATAAAACAAGAACGTAAAATCTTATCCCAGGACCAATGTTGGTTCAATGGACGCTCTGCTGGATCGAGTGCAGAAGTCGGCAATAGGTCCTTATCTAAGAAGGTATCGTGTTGAACAAAAATGCCTAACTCATCATCTTTAGGGAAGTACATATTTTGGACAATGTCTTGCCACTTTGTCTGCTCTTCTTGAGTAATTGTGACTGTCGCATGCGCTTGATATTTTTGATAATTTTCAAGAGTATAGGAAAGAACCCATGTAGCTAGGTAATTTGTATACCAGTTATTGTTTATATTGTTTTCGTATTCATTAGGACCAGTAACGCCGTGAATCATGTATTTTTGTTGGCGTTTGGAGTAGTGGACGCGATCTGCCCAGAACCGTGAGATCTCTGTCAGAACTTCCAATCCTTCTTTTTGAATGTAGCTCTCGTCTCCGGTGTACGTCGTGTAATTATAGATCGCATGAGCAATAGCACCGTTTCGATGGATTTCTTCAAAGGTAATTTCCCATTCGTTGTGGCATTCTACCCCAGTGAATGTGACCATTGGGTATAGCGCACCTTTTAGACCTTGTTGACGTGCGTTGTGTTTTGCTTGAGGCAATTGATTGTGACGGTACTTCAACAAGTTTTTAGTGATCGTTGGGTCAGAGATTCCAAGATACATCGGCACAGCATAAGCTTCCGTATCCCAATAGGTAGCGCCGCCGTATTTTTCTCCGGTAAACCCTTTTGGCCCGATGTTTAGACGATCGTCCTCGCCATAATAAGTAGAAAATAATTGGAAAATGTTAAAGCGGATTCCTTGTTGGGCTTCATCGTCTCCGCCGATCGAAACATCTGCTAGCGCCCAACGTTTTGCCCAAGCGGCGTTTTGTTCGGCTAAAAGTTCCTCGTAAGAAGCATCATAAGCCTCCAGCAAAGCAAGAGCTTTTTCACTTTGCTCAGATTCAGGAACGTCACGGCTGGTCAGAATAACGACTCTTTTTTCTAATTGCATCGATTCATCGGGTTTCAGGTCATAGGTAAATGTTTCTGCAACTTCTAACGCATCGTCTTGCTGAACACCAACGGCAGAACTAACGTGCTTCATGGCGCCGGTTACTGAAAACTGCTCAATGCCAAAATCGTTTGGAATGGTCTGTGTCGTCAAGAAGCTGCACTCCATTTGGTGACCGCGTTCCTTTTCTAGCCAAAACATTTCTTCGTAGTTACTGTCTTCATTTTGAACATTGTTATCTAGTTTGGAAAGAACCCTTATCTGAGCGTCGCCGGCTAAGCATTCAGCAGTTAAACGAATCACCGCTAATTCCTGCTTAACGATACTTAGAAAACGTTCGAAAGTGAAACGAACAGTTGCACCTCCTGCGATTGCGACAAAAGAGCGGGTGAGCAAACCGTTTTCCATATCCAATTCAAGGTCGAAGTCCTCAAATGCAGTCGTCGCTAAATCAATTTCATGATCATTAACAAAAAGTTTCATTTGAATAAAATCCATGGCATTGATGACTTTTCCAAAATATTCGGGATACCCATTTTTCCACCAACCAACGCGGGTTTTGTCAGGATACCAAATTCCTGCGAGGTAGGTTCCTTGGTGATGGTCGCCGCTGTAGCTTTCTTCAAAATTTCCGCGCATGCCCATGTAGCCATTGCCTATACTGGTCAATGATTCCTGCAAACGACGATTTTCCTTATCTAGTTGTGTTGTCCGAATCTTCCAAGGGTCAATTTCAAAAATACGTTGTACTTTTTCCATAATAGTCCTCCTAGTTTCCTTTAGGTGTGTTCTTTTCTTTCAAAATCACTCTAACGCAGCAGGTGACGATGCTTCTTCCTTTGGGAAAGCGCAGATGCAAGAATAAAAAACACGCTAAATGTTTCTTAGCTTTATCATACACGCAACCGGTTGCGTAAGTCAAACATTAATTGATTTAATTGATTGATAATCGTGTATCGAATAATAAGGCTGTAAACATTTATTTGTTTGAAAGAGTTTACAAATTTCCATTGTGAGTATATAATGCAAATTAACGAAACCGATTGCGTAAAATTCTGCAACGGATTATTTAGGAGGAACAACGATGAAGGGAATCAAAAAGATTTTTAGTTTTGAGTTTTGGCAAAAGTTCGGAAAGGCCTTGATGGTAGTGATCGCAGTGATGCCAGCGGCAGGACTAATGATCAGTATCGGAAAGTCTTTACCATTGATCAATGAAAATCTCGGTTGGCTCGTTACGACCGGCGGCGTTGTTGAAAATGTTGGTTGGGCAATTATCGGAAACTTGCATCTGCTATTTGCCTTAGCGATCGGCGGAAGCTGGGCAAAAGAACGAGCAGGGGGTGCATTCGCGGCAGGGCTATCATTTATTTTAATTAATCGAATCACCGGCGCAATCTTCTCTGTCACGTCTGATATGCTTGCTGATCCAACGGCAACAACGCAAACATTATTTGGACAAAAAATCATGGTGGATGGCTATTTTACGAGTGTTCTAGAAGCTCCTGCTTTGAATATGGGCGTGTTTGTCGGTATAATCGCTGGGTTTGTAGGCGCGACTGCGTACAATAAATACTATAATTTCCGAAAACTCCCAGAAGTTTTGACCTTCTTTAATGGCAAACGATTTGTTCCTTTCGTCGTCATCTTACGTTCTGTGATCGTAGCATTGGTCTTAGCGATCATTTGGCCAGTTATTCAGACAGGGATCAACGACTTTGGTAAATGGATCGCGAACTCTCAAGATACGGCACCGATCTTAGCGCCATTTTTATATGGAACACTGGAACGGCTGCTATTACCATTCGGATTGCATCATATGCTGACGATTCCGATGAATTATACACAACTCGGCGGAACCTACGAGATTCTGACGGGTGCTCAAGCAGGAAGCCAAGTGTTTGGTCAAGACCCGTTATGGTTGGCATGGGCGACTGATTTGGTCAATTTGAAGAACGGCGGAGATATGTCTCAATACCAAGACGTGCTGACTCAATGGACTCCCGCTCGTTTCAAAGTTGGTCAGATGATTGGTTCGACCGGTATCTTAATGGGACTGACATTGGCGATGTATCGTAATGTGGACCCTGATAAGAAGAAAAAGTACAAATCAATGTTCCTTTCTGCAGCAGTTGCCGTATTTTTAACAGGAGTAACAGAACCGCTGGAATTCATGTTCATGTTTGTTGCGGTCCCATTGTATGCATGTTACGCAGTGATCCAAGGTGCGGCTTTCGCAATGGCTGATATCATTCATTTGCGT
It encodes the following:
- the pgmB gene encoding beta-phosphoglucomutase, whose translation is MFKGVLFDLDGVITDTAEYHYLAWKKLADDLGISIDRQFNEKLKGVSREDSLRLILAHGQREKDISEAEFQRLAKIKNDNYVEMIQAVSPKDVYPGIVDLLKALKDANIKISLASASKNGPFLLKQMALTPYFDGIADPSAVKAGKPAPDIFQLAAKVVGLAPEECIGIEDAQAGITAIKASGAFPIGVGSAEQLGTDIPVVASTAELRLPFLKRLWDN
- a CDS encoding VTT domain-containing protein is translated as MALIDFILHIDAHMVSLVHQYGLGIYPILFAIVFIETGVVIFPFLPGDSFLFAAGALTALGGNVLHLPYVIGVCVIAAILGDMMNYWIGHTLGVRALYHRPISRFIKEDKVKEAENFFNERGKWTIFLGRFMPFVRTFIPFIAGSSKMNWGIFSSFNIFGAIVWGTVISLAGYFLGNIPIVSDHFSLIMLLIVAISLVPLMIPYIKQKIRA
- a CDS encoding glucose PTS transporter subunit IIA; translated protein: MAKEELTLNQIAKEIYDGAGGMENVQSVVHCMTRVRMSVRDDSKVDQSKLKSIPGVLGVVDDEQLQVIIGPGKVNKVAKEMVDMAGVSLGEELPQGSGKDKVNAKAAEMKAAQKAKQKKSPFKAVLKDISNIFVPMIPAFVGSGLVAGVAAIMANLITAGTLDAATWQQFVDVLNILKNGMFSYLVIFTGVNAAQVFGANPTLGGVIGAVVLLTGMNPEAPIKNLFTGDALAAGQGGIIGVIFAVWLLSIVEKKLHQIVPDAVDIIITPMLSLLVIGLLEIFLIMPLAGFISNGMVGGINWVLAVGGAFSGFVLGALFLPMVMFGLHQILTPIHVQMIDETGKTMLLPILAMAGAGQVGAAFALWIRLRKDKELTEMIKGALPVGILGIGEPLIYGVTLPLGRPFITACIGGGIGGAVIGAIGGVGSIAIGPSGAALIPLIANGRWWGYVLGLLAAYVGGFIATYFFGIPKDKLAEQELAEAPVVEPTEATTAPVSAQVTNVFTAVANGSVHPLEEAADPVFAEKMMGEGYFVEPTDGAIFSPVSGKISTVFPTKHAIGITTDSGLEVLLHMGINTVELDGKPFEILVSEGQTVTSDTQVATVDLTAVKAAGKGTSMMVLITNMTDVGTHVLEKTGAVKASEEVFKATTK
- a CDS encoding LacI family DNA-binding transcriptional regulator; translation: MVTTVKDVAKKAKVSPSTVSRVINDHPSISDETKQRVRKIMDEMGYFPNVTARNLGKQRANSLGVILPPLDSRERLGNPLYLELLNAINETAAEFQVTTAVASANNSETLLENVIRMHRQKQVDGFILAYSEKDDPVAEYLFQNQVPFTLIGRPAKREAEIVYVDNDNQLLGKQATEHLIEKGHKNILFVSNVTQEVIFFERYFGYQEAMMLQGLPTNQPLTMLHPEDYTKFPEVIKETGATALVVIDDIFALRMIQLATLHGYNVPDDLSVISFNNSIFATLVHPYLTTIDIDISDLGRLGTEKLMEQINQKQSTGVQLVVPHHLIQRETVRTI
- a CDS encoding MurR/RpiR family transcriptional regulator, which encodes MSVLSHMKSMQKDMSAAEKKIYCFIRDNSEKAASMTANEIAEASGSSAPTVVRFSKKMGFNSLTDFKIELSAETMQKRSKNTYSDVDHDESFHSLKSKLASNARFTIDETTALFSEEEFISACKLLEEKAFCYVLGIGASNLAATDIVQKWSRLGKNVISEPDYNTILPQLVLHQKEAVIWLISNSGLTSELIALAETAKDLGIPIITLTQFGQNPLAKLSDVSLRTSRPTEATYRSAATDSILAQFITIDLLFYVYISRNQENAEKIYTTRAIVQEYRKKYF
- a CDS encoding PTS transporter subunit IIBC, whose amino-acid sequence is MKGIKKIFSFEFWQKFGKALMVVIAVMPAAGLMISIGKSLPLINENLGWLVTTGGVVENVGWAIIGNLHLLFALAIGGSWAKERAGGAFAAGLSFILINRITGAIFSVTSDMLADPTATTQTLFGQKIMVDGYFTSVLEAPALNMGVFVGIIAGFVGATAYNKYYNFRKLPEVLTFFNGKRFVPFVVILRSVIVALVLAIIWPVIQTGINDFGKWIANSQDTAPILAPFLYGTLERLLLPFGLHHMLTIPMNYTQLGGTYEILTGAQAGSQVFGQDPLWLAWATDLVNLKNGGDMSQYQDVLTQWTPARFKVGQMIGSTGILMGLTLAMYRNVDPDKKKKYKSMFLSAAVAVFLTGVTEPLEFMFMFVAVPLYACYAVIQGAAFAMADIIHLRVHSFGNIELLTRVPMAIRAGLGSDLLNFVITSIAFGVFTYFFANFMIKKFNYATPGRNGNYEVDTEEATGTTSNESANADSQIVKIINLLGGPQNISDVDACMTRLRVTVADKTAVGSEEDWKKAGAMGLLVKDNGVQAVYGPKADILKSDIQDLLDSGVQIPKSDFQENMQDSIEENQVFLGKQAKIVAPANGEFIPIDRVEDEVFSQKMMGEGFAVVPENGVIVSPVNGTIVSVFPTKHAIGIQTEDGIEVLLHMGIDTVDLGGEAFDIKVQEGEKIKAGKIVASADLAKIQEAGKRTTMIVVFTNGDKIENYHYDKTGLVSRGETIGAFDY
- a CDS encoding glycoside hydrolase family 65 protein; the protein is MEKVQRIFEIDPWKIRTTQLDKENRRLQESLTSIGNGYMGMRGNFEESYSGDHHQGTYLAGIWYPDKTRVGWWKNGYPEYFGKVINAMDFIQMKLFVNDHEIDLATTAFEDFDLELDMENGLLTRSFVAIAGGATVRFTFERFLSIVKQELAVIRLTAECLAGDAQIRVLSKLDNNVQNEDSNYEEMFWLEKERGHQMECSFLTTQTIPNDFGIEQFSVTGAMKHVSSAVGVQQDDALEVAETFTYDLKPDESMQLEKRVVILTSRDVPESEQSEKALALLEAYDASYEELLAEQNAAWAKRWALADVSIGGDDEAQQGIRFNIFQLFSTYYGEDDRLNIGPKGFTGEKYGGATYWDTEAYAVPMYLGISDPTITKNLLKYRHNQLPQAKHNARQQGLKGALYPMVTFTGVECHNEWEITFEEIHRNGAIAHAIYNYTTYTGDESYIQKEGLEVLTEISRFWADRVHYSKRQQKYMIHGVTGPNEYENNINNNWYTNYLATWVLSYTLENYQKYQAHATVTITQEEQTKWQDIVQNMYFPKDDELGIFVQHDTFLDKDLLPTSALDPAERPLNQHWSWDKILRSCFIKQADVLQGIYFFGDSFTDEEKRRNFEFYEPMTVHESSLSASVHAILAAELGLIDKSMEMYQRTARLDLDNYNNDTDDGLHITSMTGSWLAIVQGFAQMKTSTGTLSFAPLLPKDWDHYSFHITYRGRLLAVTVTQKEVRIDLKDGSAFAMMLYGQEITLKDSVSVPLEQEEPNV
- a CDS encoding metallophosphoesterase, giving the protein MILFLALCAGLFLIYCRYSTYQLTEKHFKIKKNDALSIKPGIKEGVTIAQISDSHFSPFYSPKRFDKIVTKLNQAEPDIVLFTGDLIENYQYWQTRDCEAISQQLAKIQAPSGKFAILGNHDYRSGGREAVSKILRAGGFTLLNNQSTLTDQISLTGIDDGQEGQPDYDTQPQKAVFSILMIHEPDQVQQLTDLSRFDLILAGHSHGGQIRFPIAPYKNVGSKVYDQGIYPLTPQTSLIVNTGLGTTGPPLRFRVTPEILYFHL